The following are encoded in a window of Solibacillus sp. FSL R7-0668 genomic DNA:
- a CDS encoding ATP-binding cassette domain-containing protein has product MKHEAIQIDINHLKKSFGSKKILHDISITFEKGEFIAIIGKSGSGKSTLLRLIASLEKITEGELLFDGVSANKSDANVKMMYQDSRLLPWKKVIDNVGLGLTGDWTAKAEEALNKVGLLHLKDEWPSTLSGGQKQRVALARALIHEPSLLMLDEPLSALDALTRIEMQNLIEMIFQKNNFTALLVTHDVGEAVRLADRIILIEDGHIAYDEKVSAPRPRKLTNPVLIELEEKILNRLMHGEEEAVEQAKQQDLQIAINH; this is encoded by the coding sequence GTGAAACATGAAGCCATTCAAATCGATATTAACCATTTAAAAAAATCATTCGGTTCGAAAAAAATTTTACATGATATTTCCATTACCTTTGAAAAAGGCGAATTCATAGCGATTATTGGGAAAAGTGGTAGTGGTAAAAGTACACTGCTGCGCCTTATCGCAAGTTTAGAGAAAATTACAGAAGGCGAATTATTATTTGACGGTGTGTCAGCAAATAAATCCGATGCTAATGTCAAAATGATGTATCAGGATTCGCGTTTATTACCATGGAAAAAAGTCATCGATAATGTGGGTTTAGGATTAACGGGCGATTGGACGGCTAAGGCTGAAGAAGCATTAAATAAAGTAGGTCTTCTACATTTAAAGGATGAATGGCCATCTACGTTATCAGGTGGGCAAAAGCAGCGTGTTGCCTTAGCACGTGCATTAATCCATGAGCCATCATTATTAATGCTAGATGAGCCATTAAGTGCGCTCGATGCGCTAACACGTATTGAAATGCAAAATTTAATTGAAATGATTTTTCAAAAAAATAATTTTACAGCACTGCTTGTTACGCATGATGTAGGGGAAGCCGTTCGATTGGCGGATCGCATTATTTTAATTGAGGATGGGCATATTGCTTATGATGAAAAAGTAAGTGCTCCGCGTCCGCGTAAATTAACCAACCCAGTACTAATTGAATTAGAGGAGAAAATTTTAAATCGCTTAATGCACGGGGAGGAAGAGGCTGTAGAGCAAGCAAAACAGCAAGATTTGCAGATAGCCATAAATCATTAA